From the Papaver somniferum cultivar HN1 chromosome 2, ASM357369v1, whole genome shotgun sequence genome, the window CGGTTAAGTTTTCATATGAGGTGTGGATTTTTCAAACAAGGTATTGACTTCCAATTGGAAAGGTGAAATGCAGCTATTTATTAGAATCccagaattttattttattttcttttttacaaAATCAGAACAATTTATCAGTTTAAATGGTTTCAAAGAACCATACAAATTGAATATGAAACTAAGTATAAAGATAAAGTACTTGACGCATCAGCTTCAGCTAAGTTGCTTACCTATGCTCAAGAAGATTATCCCAGTCAACATCTTCAATACAGCAAGCATCCAGcttaataagtctgcaattgtaATTATCGGTAACTTGATTAGACTTAATTGAGCTACATATGAATCAGTCGGTAAACTTAAGTTTTGCCAGCCATATTATTACTGCCCATAGAATCAGTCAGTATTATTTCATTGAAAGGACCGAAAGCAAGCCCCTATCAAGCACCTAAAATGAATAGACAAAGTCCGAATTGTAACTTCAgatattattcattagtaaacCAAATGGGACTAACTAATAGACTGCATCCTATTTTATAAAATCATTGCAAGTAAGCCACCATAATAACTACACATGTACTTCGAGATCTCCTTTGTCCTTCAACAAGTCTATGAAATGCCGATACATAACATCACTCGATATGAAAAATGTACACTTCATATCACTACTCGTGGAACTACGAACCTCCTTTACTTCTAGTATATTGGTTGATTGATTTCCTAGTTTTAAAAAGGTAGGAgtcgatttttcttttttctgcttaAAAATTGTGTTTTTCAAAGTATGACAGGTTACATAATAAGTTAGGAAATAGATACCATGAAACCATATATTACTATTTTACTGAACTACATTAGAAAGCCAAAAGACAAGTTCCTTACTCATCCAGCAATCGATAATCGTCTGTGTCGGCCCATTTACCTTCTTTTACCATAGATGATGATAACTGGTCATACCTGAAAAGGAGAATGACATCAAGAAACAAGAGATCATTCACAAATCAGAGTATTGAGTACTATGCAGTTCAAACAAAAATCAACATCGCTTGAGATAAACTACACGTAAATCTGCATTGACCATCCTGACAAGCAAAGTCTACATATAAAATTTGAATACTCAtatcatgaattcttcataattTAGACTGCTTCCATCCTGAATGGTGATCTTCAACTTTGATTCAGAACACCGGTAGTGCAACCAGTTCACAAACAATGATGACCATCTTCCAGAAGTTACACTATGAAATATTGAAGTCAAAGTTGAGACAATAACATTGTTAACACGGACCATTTCGTACAGCATGTCATGTCTGTTCAAGTAGTCAAACGGCTACTAATCACTAGCCAACTGATATTATCACGTATCTGCGCAAAAAAGTTAAGAAACTTAAGAACATGGAATATGTGCCTTTGTTTAGATGAATGGAAATTCAATTACTACTTGAGCTTTCCAACTCATCTGATACTAACCAGGCCATGCTTCGATGATTTTTCCTCGTACATACGCATTCTCAAATCCTTGTTTACTAAATGAAACAAAGACTGATACTCCGTCTGAGTCCACTTACCTGTTTTGGTTGATAGAGAAAAAGGCGATCATAATTCTTAAATACTAAAGTTTCAATTTTCACCTAAAAGGGTAATGAGCTTTTATATCTtagtttatttattaaaaaatcaCAATTAAAAATGGAGTGACTGCATACTGTATGGGTTTGCAGTCAATAGAAGTATACCTTCGATGACACGCGTTCttattttaaattattataaAAATTTATAATCcagaaaacaaatttataaaaacATACCACAAGTAAACTGACAAAAGAAAAGAATTAAGGAAAAAACAAAAGCAATTCACCCTTTCTAAGACCCGCGCGAGATATCCGACGCCATGTATCCCTCACATGATGTCGATTTTTCCCAAGGATCTGGGCCAAGCTTTTCCAATCTGGTCCATGCTTTTCATAAAACCCAGGGTTAAAGATTGTGGCACATCCTTAGAATGCGCCAAAACACAGAATAGGAGATATAGAAACTTATAATTCATAATTTAGGACAAGTGAGAAATAGAAACTTTGATTGATTGACATAAACATAATGTAAGTGGAGAAAACAACAAACAGCGAACATTACTTTAAGACAACTGCTTTCTCATCCTCAGTCCAATTACGTGACTCTGACCTCTCAAACAAAATAACTCCTCTCTCATAAACTGCTTTGTAAGGCCTATATGGTAAGGCAGCCCCTGAAAGTTTCAGATACCCCTTTAAATGATATAATTTCTGTGGAACAGGCAACACAAGGTGCACATCATTAACTCATAGTGAATACAAACATGTTTTTATGGCCACAAAATTTTAAGCCCAGAAAGTGGAATCATCGGCCCATCACACCTTTTGAACCTATTATAAATTCTAATGAAACCGAGAAACGCAATGCGGGAATAATTAAAAGAATGCCATCTGTATATGCTATTAACCGAAAACATATATATGGAAAGAGTAATACTCACCTATTTCCTTCCAACATGTGATTATTTTTGAATGTTTCCTGCAGTTCAGAATCATATCCAAGCCTTCCTTATCCAACTCATGTGCCTAAGAACATTAACGGATTATGGCTATTAAATGTGGTGCTCTACCATCAATAAGAAATCTGTAACATATAGCAAAGGATGAAATCATGCCAGCGAACTTGTTCTTAGCGGATGTTGTAGTTGACAACTACGAAAAGGGCAAAAATTATCATGTGCTGCACTTACCTCAATGATTTAGGCGTGCCTCCTTAAGGAGGGGAAGACTAAACGGCAAAAAATAGTTACTATTAATCGAGTAGAGGTAATGAACATGTGAATTTGGTGTTTAGATGCTGCATATTGGAGGTGGGATTGGCAAACATGATATTCTGGGGGCCACAGTCATGCTTCCTGGGTGTGTTTCTCTACCGCGTGCCCTAGAACATGTTATCAATGAGAACATAACTTCTAACAAATCCTCCAACTCTAAATCAAGTTGCATCACTACATACCAAGATTCATTAAAAATCTCAAACAATAGAGTAAAAGAATAAGAGATATTAACAATAGGTGATACATAAACCCTGAGATATTTTAATTCAATTCCTAAGGTCCACGAATCCTTCACCAAATTTATGATACTTCAGGCACGCCATTTGTTATTAACTCGAATATTATATTAaataagaaaatgaagaagaatattaAAATTTTCACTGATAGCATGATTACCATTTAACCAAGCAATGTATATATGTGTCACGTGTCTTATATAAACAGCATGTTCATTTAAAATAAATACTAGAACTTTGACTAATAGCATGATTCCCAAGCATATTCgatgaaaaacaaattaaaacagTATTATGATCAAAATAGTTGGTCAGACAAGATAAACATATGACATTTTCAGGCATGAAGCTACGCTTAAGACAAAAAGCACTTCCCCTACAGTAGTTTAATGTTTATGACCATATGTAATTGTGAAAGTGCATAAGTAATTGTGAAAGTGCATAAACATGAGAAGTACATGTTCCACTTTTGTTGTGTGTGTGTCATCACGAGTGCTAGTAAGGTAATATGTGTTCGACGTGCATCACCACAGGTCCACAACAAGGGTAAACAGAACTTTGAAAGAATTTCCCCTCTATTATATTAtgacaaaaccaaaaattttaatAACAGACTAATACTATTTATATCATAAGCATACCTCTATATACTTGTGAACAGCATCTTTGATTATTTGATCTTCTTTCTGCGTGAACCTCTTACCTTGAACCAACCTATTTCCTAGGTTTTCCTCCCGATCATCTTGGTCATCAGATGAAGGGAAGACTTCTGCATGACTAGCAAATTTTACTCTTTTGGCACACGAGGTCCTCAAATGCTCATTCATCCTTCCAAAATTGTTTTCTGTTTCAACATCTCCAACATTTGCTTTCGTATTTTCAATATTTGCATCCAATttggtctttttcttcttcttctttttctcctctcCTATCGCCACATCCAGCACTTCCTCCTCTCTGTTCCTCTTCTTAGAAGAACAAGAACCAGATTCAGCCTTAGCACCAGATTTCTCAATGCAGCTTTCTCCAGAATCACCTCCATTTgcattctctctttttttatttttaccctTCCCATTCTTCGCATTCTCATTATTTTGCTCACCACCCACATCAATGTGATCCTTCCCTTTAGAAGCCGCTTGATCAGTTGCACATTCTACATCACTGCACTCCGTAACCTTTTCCTTGCCTTTCTTATCTTTGCGTTTACCACTTTCTTCTCTCCCATTATCAGGAAAACCATCTTTGTCCCTAGACCGCTTGACTTTTTTCTCACCTCCCACATCTATAGGTAATTCTGAGGAACTTAAAGCCTCCTTTTCCTTGCTTTTCCTgtgcttcttcttctctgtcgGTACTTCAGAGGTACTTAGAATCTCTTTCTCCTTgcttttcttgttcttcttcttctctgaaggTACTTCCGAGGTATTTACCATCTCTACTTCCTTTTTTCTGTTGAGCTTCTTCTTTTCTGTAGGTACTTCTGATGAGCTCAAAGCCTCTTTCTCCTTGCTTCTCTTGTGCTTCTTCTTTTCGCTCTTATGCAGTATAACCTCTTCATCCATTCCAGGAGGAACCAAAGACTTAATGTAATCAAAAGAGATAAACCTGCCAACAAATAAAGTAAAGATCTCAGTGAAACGACGAACGCAAGCGATACACAATGCCAACACTCACTGcgtggaaaaaacaaacaaacacctACAAATGTACTCTgtataaaagaaaaactaaaaaaaatatcatAGCGCTAAACACATAGTATAGTATTAACCCAAAAGCAAAGCTCAAGATATACTTCATTAGACAGTGTTAAGCAAGTACGCCTCACAAATCAGAACACACGTATAGAAATTGCAGTATGATCTAAATAAAAGACATAAACACAAAACACTTCACAGTATTCTTACAAGAGCAAGCAAGAAAGTAACACCAAATAAAAATAGTCACTACCCAGCAGGTTATCATTTTGTATAGTACAGTTGGCTTTCATTGCTTTATTATTTGTAAAATGATGGTGTTTTTTTCTTAGCATTGTTCTATACCTTTGCTGCACTTTCAATTTGCCAAAAATTATGAACATCCGCCATTTTTGGTTTATTAGTAATTCAGTGAAATCGCTCAAAATTTAAAAACTTAAATTAGATCCAGTATTTATATGCGTTGGATGATCATTTAAGAGTAAGCATTCAGATTACTTAGATTGATTACCCTAAATTCTATTTATTACTGCAAACATCaaataagaaaagataaagataaattaGGGCTTTACAGAAATAAGAATACAAACCTCAAAGAAGACGATAACAGGCACAATTGGGGATAAAATCAGGTGATAGGATTGAGACGATTTCTATCTTCTTCTGGTGGATTTCAATTTCAGAATGTttttatctagggtttatgagaacTGGAGGAGTAAAAAGAAGCAAAGAGGAATTTATGAGGTGGCCTTAACATTTTATTCGACTacaacctctttttttttttaggctAAAGCCAGACCCATGTCCCTACCCAAATCCAACCAGCAGGACTAGCCCCACTGCTAGACCCAACCCACCAAACCCCTCTATACAAACCTCTACTACGGTGGGATCGAACCCCTGaattcctccttactggagttgatgggataccactgagctatgttCTTGACCCTCACCTCTATAGTTTATACGGACAAAAAACATTAGGAAAAATGTGGGAAAGAAGGTATCGCCCTTCCGCACCGTAGGAAACACGGGGTGCATTTGTTCCAAACATTTTGCCTTGCTTTTTGTACAACAAAAAATGTTGTCGGAACCCGCATGCAGTTCACAGGCCTAACCGAACTAATACTCCATCTGTTTCAGAAAGATTGTCCTCTATTTCATTTTCGTatatttcaaaattgtgtccaacttctgtttataatcatatttttccaataaacTCTCTAATATATACATTTAAATTTTGTATATTCATAAATTCATTTTTAACGGTTTCCGAtctaaaatataaaagaaatatgtatcattaaggaaacaaatatatccttcattccttttaagtaAATATATATTTCGCtccaaaaattaaattttttataaAGTTTATACTCGATATCGAATATatcttttagttttcattttatatttcgtatttataatatTCCTAACAATTGTAGGTATTTCTTattgctagcatttttattaCAATAAAATAGGTAGTAACTAAGCGTGGTCAAGTAAAATATTATAgtttccttaatattttgacaaagtcttTTTGAAACGGATAGTCtatttgaaacggagggagtaacaaACGCCGCTTGCAAGGTCAATGTTTCCAAGACTTATAAACTGCATAATCAGGGTTGCCAAGGTATAATAAACTACAACATAGTAGATAACTCATACAAGGTGAGGTGGGATTAATAATCTCAGCATGCCCCTTCCCGTTTAGCCTTTTTTAGTCTAACACGTGGACTTTTAATCGGGTGACGTGGAGTAAAAGTGCCGTCAAATAATTTGTCACTAATCACTTGCTCTGATACTATATTGAAGTTCATGGACCTAATTCGTCTTGAAAATTGACTTGTAAAGTTAGGGTTCCCCGAGACTTATAAATTGGAGGATCTTAGATAACTCAGTCAAtggggactaataatctcaacaccccGACCACTTAAAAAGTTTCTTAAACATCCCACGTACAAGATGTCACATATACAAGTTGTTGTAACATTTTAGTCTTCATATTCTTCTGATGTAACAATTGCTAGTTTTCCTATTCTATATCTCATTAGGTTTAGTCCTACTATTTTTTAGCTGCAGCTATTCCTTTGCCTTCTCTGTTGTGTTACCTTATCTCTAAGCTTATGTAatggtgtatatatatataactcaATGAAGCAAATCTCAGTACAGTTGTATGAGataaaaccctaaacaatatttCTTCATGGTAATCTAGAGCtaggttagattttttttttctctgcaaCTGCGTCTTCATGACTATTGAAGATGAAACTCAATATTGTTTAATGGCTTCTTCCAGCAACCCTCAACCTATTAAGGATTTAGGTATCTTTCCATCCAGTCCTTATTATGTTTACCCTTCTGATAATCCTACTACTATGTGATTTTCACTCCTCTCCTAACCAGTGATAACTATTGCATCTAGGAAAGGGGAATGAAAAAGGCCTTAAGTGCCAAAGCCAAACTCCTCTATATTAATGGTTCTGTCACAAAACCTACCACTCCATCCGATATTCCCCACTGGGTTCGATGTGATGATTCGGTTGGTAGCTGGAAtactggtgggcccggaggagtgtataaattaagcgcaataaaaacgcgggcctacagtaataccgcaagtgcacggtcgtcagttgtagctcgtgcaagtacgggtcgatccacagagattgggagtgtttggagtttctagctatttgggctctaaattgctattgggcttctaattgtgctttgggcttagtgggtttttgtaacaatgaaatggttttgggctcagtgggcttttggattgactgtgaacttatgggcttttggtcttttgagcctggcagtgaactaggccttaggtttctaaatttgggcttgggcttttgagctatgaactaggctttaggccttaacctggactttgaacctgggcttttagcctttggttctaagctaactgtttggagcagcagcagacaaggctgggctggagaagaagcagcagcagcagtggtggcttcagcagcagcagaagcagtgcacagcagcagcacatcaacagcaagtagtagcagctgggggagaacaaggcagtgaatgcagtaacaagaacatgagaaacaaaagagaagaaagagcaaatagtggcagtgaaactgtgatatttacaaagcaatgaagatggtagtgaaataatgagacaatggatgataagacaataaacacaagaaaacaggtacaaatacaaaacacaaaacaggtgacagtggcagtggagagtgatagtgaagaaaaacaaaggaaatggtgaaaatggcagtgaggatggcaacggaaatgaagcaaagagaaagaccaaggcagtgaagtaaatgtgacagtgacagaacaatgaaactaaacaaagaacaatggaaccaagacctaagccaagggcagggggagtttgcagctgtggataagctaaggcttagaatccaccttgtgtcctagctaaacaatgcaattctagatttaaaaacttaagcatccaactagaatgggaagagaatcagcttgctcactgatttgcccctagcattgactgtcttttgaaagcacagtcaatcacaggcatatcagagcaccaacttcttcccattactcaagaaaaacaggccttcctagcaattcatcattcaatagtgcattaaggtttcatctgagcctcagcagtgaactcagaacataattaacattacaatggaactaaacatgatcatttaaactactaaacagtgaatgaaaattgcaaaagaagaaccctaaaaattaacagtgaaatcaaattgacattaaattaacccaattagggggtttctcggctaaccaagaacaacctttgcattctctacaacagttcctatttatagtttacaacaaaatcctaaatttctacaaaccctaatttgaaaatccccaaatcagcaggattagggtttcgagaataactaaaattaactcaccctctgatgcaaatagactcgacccatgcttcttctgaccttcctgctcctctctcttgcttcaattgacgcctctgctgctctaattgttccctagttcgagttattttactcaccccaaaacctagggtttcagtggttgtgagatggggaaaataactaggctagggagatgggtttgaggtggtgtcggggtgtggagatggtagtgaggcagaaggtggcagtggacatggaagagaggtaggagcagagctcgactgcaactgtcgggggaagaagagagaaatttggggaaaattgatttgggaagaaggagatttttgttttaggtcgATGGGTTGGATGGCTAgtgtgttgagcggaatcatctgaagttgatgcgcagcgaggagatccgttggataatcacttattaattgaatcgaacggcacgatgtaaacaagctctgagcgaccgttggattaagtgatacaacgaagctgacggctccagatggagttaggtgctgtagtgttagacaggagcttcagactttgatgtacggcgatgctgcgaccgtaggtagctgagatgatccaatctgacggctagaaagggaaacgggtatggatataggaaatggatttgggtgagggttttgggccttgggtatgccaagcccatatcttctttaagagcaattcttcctcttcaagcccacttctcgttgatccggctcttgcaaacatcattcttcccttcctcctagcgagagtctttgccgttcctttgctcttttcgctccgtgagttaaccaggatttatttagtacctaaaaatgcaaaattaattaggaaaagtatttattcttgaaaacaacgaaaacacagaatatgggataaaatgtagaattaatgcacaaaagatgagttaaatgccaacaaaaagggataaatatatacaatatttggcactcatcaaatacccccaaacctgaattttacttgtcctcaagtaaaacaaaactaaggaaatcctacctataccactatcgctggtctctcgaatgcatttagcgtatgcactaagccttttaaaccactaagtgtccctagtggacgagttgaagtctcgtgaaggtttgcttagaacgtacctacaaagttctaggtcaaaatataagctcagattccatcaaatgtgacatgtgcaagtcagtttaagctcacagcaaaatggagatgtcaatctagctatcaaaggcacaatcctagcactgataacaaaaataggacatgtgataagagtgtaaagtgtatctacacatgtgtaaagaaagatctgaagttatgactactaatcaccaagagatagtttctcaggctaagaaccaaggtcgaaatctagctagctgtccggactttacgagaattgtgaatgagttggatgtatttcacaattactcgcgttgtacatcaatggcatacaccctccttgcttattacaatgaaacaacaaaatgactatttacatgactcttatttacattgactactctcttttatttttggaacaagagaggatggaattgataaatacttgatttttttttttttttttgaataaggaaacacttttgatacatataaaaaaggaaacaaaagattacatgacactttgcaagaggtatccctttttgatgcacccagttaaattcgatggttgtctttcttaatgtaacctccaccttctatcccaaccaaccaaagaacaatctagtcaagtttcgttcagtattctaaagtgattggaaatcgtgacttcctatcaaacaccttgaagatcgaggctatacatgtattggtagatcgtgcgcgtgcaaatttcttatcactatgtgaattgtgctagaatcagggtgcctaaatatctagactaagactcctaataattacatatttgcacaagagtcaacatttcaaggtaaatgagctccatttttatgtttttttttttttcaattttttaattttttattttcatttttcattttttttcaaaaagaaggagttcttgttttcaattatggcatattatcaaagtatctacttttcacccccaaacctaaactaaacattgtcctcaatgtttcaaaatatggaaagaattataaaacaatatatgaagaggatcatgttgagtagagaaaaaggaaagagaatacccgatttcggcgaaagcaatattagaactccgttattcaaggcaagaatccaacatatgtcagccgagatcatattggattagcaaaatatatacaaaaggaacaaaaagggttttaagaaattttatctactggattatatacaaaaattcaccatacactaacaatctaaagagttgaggagcaacccaaaagacaaagtgtagaggtttcaacagcttcacacaataataataagataggcatgcaagtgaagctgtgaaacaaaatgagctacccccaaacctggatttttcaacggataaaattttggaaacaaaatctcgcagttttgggggttcatcatgcacaaggtctagctcgaaatgaactgtgctagggacgggcaaacatgctaattccaactgtggttcctcaaatgtattatacttagaagcaaaatagtccaagaggacttgggaagcacacagttccaaacctagattagggactctcagaaaagtcggtttgacaatatgggtacaaaccaaatctaggttgggtggaaggccatcagattgtgacttatgtaggacgataggcacatcattattaatcacatcaacatatcctaagtcttctacacgtgtcacaacatgctcacaatcatcaaacgaattggcaagatca encodes:
- the LOC113349387 gene encoding DNA ligase 1-like isoform X2: MDEEVILHKSEKKKHKRSKEKEALSSSEVPTEKKKLNRKKEVEMVNTSEVPSEKKKNKKSKEKEILSTSEVPTEKKKHRKSKEKEALSSSELPIDVGGEKKVKRSRDKDGFPDNGREESGKRKDKKGKEKVTECSDVECATDQAASKGKDHIDVGGEQNNENAKNGKGKNKKRENANGGDSGESCIEKSGAKAESGSCSSKKRNREEEVLDVAIGEEKKKKKKKTKLDANIENTKANVGDVETENNFGRMNEHLRTSCAKRVKFASHAEVFPSSDDQDDREENLGNRLVQGKRFTQKEDQIIKDAVHKYIEAHELDKEGLDMILNCRKHSKIITCWKEIGAALPYRPYKAVYERGVILFERSESRNWTEDEKAVVLKLEKLGPDPWEKSTSCEGYMASDISRGS
- the LOC113349387 gene encoding DNA ligase 1-like isoform X3; this encodes MDEEVILHKSEKKKHKRSKEKEALSSSEVPTEKKKLNRKKEVEMVNTSEVPSEKKKNKKSKEKEILSTSEVPTEKKKHRKSKEKEALSSSELPIDVGGEKKVKRSRDKDGFPDNGREESGKRKDKKGKEKVTECSDVECATDQAASKGKDHIDVGGEQNNENAKNGKGKNKKRENANGGDSGESCIEKSGAKAESGSCSSKKRNREEEVLDVAIGEEKKKKKKKTKLDANIENTKANVGDVETENNFGRMNEHLRTSCAKRVKFASHAEVFPSSDDQDDREENLGNRLVQGKRFTQKEDQIIKDAVHKYIEAHELDKEGLDMILNCRKHSKIITCWKEIGAALPYRPYKAVYERGVILFERSESRNWTEDEKAVVLNMDQIGKAWPRSLGKIDIM
- the LOC113349387 gene encoding DNA ligase 1-like isoform X1, which translates into the protein MDEEVILHKSEKKKHKRSKEKEALSSSEVPTEKKKLNRKKEVEMVNTSEVPSEKKKNKKSKEKEILSTSEVPTEKKKHRKSKEKEALSSSELPIDVGGEKKVKRSRDKDGFPDNGREESGKRKDKKGKEKVTECSDVECATDQAASKGKDHIDVGGEQNNENAKNGKGKNKKRENANGGDSGESCIEKSGAKAESGSCSSKKRNREEEVLDVAIGEEKKKKKKKTKLDANIENTKANVGDVETENNFGRMNEHLRTSCAKRVKFASHAEVFPSSDDQDDREENLGNRLVQGKRFTQKEDQIIKDAVHKYIEAHELDKEGLDMILNCRKHSKIITCWKEIGAALPYRPYKAVYERGVILFERSESRNWTEDEKAVVLKFYEKHGPDWKSLAQILGKNRHHVRDTWRRISRAGLRKGKWTQTEYQSLFHLVNKDLRMRMYEEKSSKHGLIRDNISWLVISSRLTT